One Amorphoplanes digitatis genomic window carries:
- a CDS encoding TetR/AcrR family transcriptional regulator — translation MPRVSEDHLTARREQILAAARLCFLRNGLHNTSMQDLIQEAGLSVGAVYRYFKSKNEIISAISLSVAGRLVVQLEELAALDLPLMEAMTRVLDLADEQTGPDGFFPLALQVWSEAVLDPAIGAIVRARYLELRQPFLTIARRAVERGELGIGTDAEAMAAVLFGLIPGYALQRQLVGYPDKETYLAGVRTLLG, via the coding sequence GTGCCACGCGTATCCGAAGACCACCTGACCGCACGCCGGGAGCAGATCCTCGCCGCGGCCCGCCTGTGCTTCCTGCGTAACGGCCTGCACAACACCTCGATGCAGGACCTGATCCAGGAGGCCGGGCTGTCGGTCGGCGCGGTCTACCGCTACTTCAAGTCGAAAAACGAGATCATCAGCGCCATCTCCCTGAGCGTCGCGGGCCGGCTGGTCGTTCAGCTCGAGGAGCTCGCGGCGCTGGATCTGCCCCTGATGGAGGCGATGACCCGGGTGCTGGACCTCGCCGACGAACAGACCGGGCCGGACGGGTTCTTCCCGCTGGCCCTCCAGGTCTGGAGCGAGGCGGTCCTCGATCCCGCCATCGGCGCCATCGTCCGGGCGCGCTACCTGGAGCTGCGGCAGCCCTTCCTGACCATCGCCCGGCGCGCCGTCGAGCGCGGCGAGCTGGGCATCGGCACGGACGCGGAGGCCATGGCGGCGGTGCTGTTCGGCCTGATCCCGGGCTACGCACTGCAACGCCAGCTCGTCGGCTACCCGGACAAGGAGACCTACCTGGCCGGCGTGCGCACGCTGCTCGGCTGA
- a CDS encoding ABC transporter permease, whose protein sequence is MSRLPKATSLAVLVAVAAVTLQALLVPLFAGPAANLEPRDLPLAVAGPAPAADQLAARLAAAHPGAFDVRVVADADAAIRNRDVYGAIVLGPQGPSLHVASAAGPAVASLLTQATAALGEGRPVPVVDVVPSDADDPRGAGFGSGFLPLAMTSLLAGVLIFLVVKRRGDRLLALGTFAVLAGLCGAAVQQYWLSVLPGDYLSNAAVMGLFGLAVAGTVAGLAAVLDRAGLALGALTVFLVGNALSGVSSAAELLPQPWGAVGQYLPIGAGSTLLRSVAYFDGNGAGTAIWVLCAYAIGGLLLVAFGRRGLAGPAAEVAPAPAEREPALAG, encoded by the coding sequence ATGTCCAGGCTGCCGAAAGCAACCTCCCTGGCCGTCCTCGTCGCCGTGGCCGCGGTGACCCTTCAGGCCCTGCTGGTGCCGCTGTTCGCCGGGCCGGCCGCCAACCTCGAGCCGCGCGACCTGCCGCTGGCGGTCGCGGGGCCGGCGCCCGCTGCCGATCAGCTCGCCGCGCGCCTCGCCGCCGCGCACCCCGGCGCCTTCGACGTCCGGGTGGTCGCCGACGCCGACGCCGCGATCAGGAACCGCGACGTCTACGGCGCGATCGTCCTCGGGCCGCAGGGGCCGTCGCTGCACGTCGCCTCCGCCGCCGGCCCGGCCGTGGCGAGCCTGCTGACCCAGGCCACCGCCGCGCTCGGCGAGGGCCGGCCGGTTCCGGTCGTCGACGTCGTGCCGAGCGACGCGGACGACCCGCGCGGAGCCGGATTCGGCTCGGGCTTCCTGCCGCTCGCCATGACCAGCCTGCTCGCCGGGGTCCTGATCTTCCTGGTGGTCAAGCGCCGGGGTGATCGGCTGCTCGCGCTCGGCACGTTCGCCGTGCTCGCCGGCCTGTGCGGCGCGGCCGTCCAGCAGTACTGGCTGAGTGTGCTGCCCGGCGACTACCTGAGCAACGCGGCCGTGATGGGCCTGTTCGGACTCGCGGTCGCCGGCACCGTCGCCGGGCTGGCCGCCGTGCTGGACCGGGCCGGGCTGGCGCTGGGCGCCCTGACGGTCTTCCTCGTCGGCAACGCGCTCTCCGGGGTCAGCTCGGCCGCCGAGCTGCTGCCGCAGCCGTGGGGGGCCGTCGGGCAGTACCTGCCGATCGGCGCGGGCTCGACGCTGCTCCGCTCGGTCGCGTACTTCGACGGCAACGGCGCGGGCACCGCGATCTGGGTGCTCTGCGCGTACGCGATAGGGGGTCTGCTCCTGGTCGCGTTCGGACGGCGCGGGCTGGCCGGGCCCGCCGCCGAGGTCGCGCCGGCACCGGCGGAGCGTGAGCCCGCCCTGGCGGGCTGA
- a CDS encoding SCO4848 family membrane protein: protein MVLSRRWSAFLVAVGVWTWLIWPRFGLAIWKDDRSFDDGGPTSFLWVHALLIGASLVIGTTVGVLGVKAWRQAAPGRSDAEESTATGGLTPKD, encoded by the coding sequence GTGGTGCTCTCGCGGCGGTGGTCGGCGTTCCTGGTGGCGGTCGGTGTCTGGACCTGGCTGATCTGGCCCCGGTTCGGGCTGGCGATCTGGAAGGACGACAGGTCCTTCGACGACGGCGGCCCGACGTCGTTCCTCTGGGTGCACGCCCTGCTCATCGGCGCGTCGCTCGTCATCGGCACGACGGTGGGCGTGCTCGGCGTCAAGGCCTGGCGCCAGGCGGCTCCCGGCCGGAGCGACGCCGAAGAAAGCACCGCCACGGGCGGGCTCACGCCGAAAGATTGA
- a CDS encoding BMP family lipoprotein → MRPVRGKRIVAILAAGGLSLAAAACGDAPEETPSGTGASTAAAYKACMVTDTGGIDDKSFNASAWAGLQAAKESQSNVEPKYVASTSEADYEPNLRQFVTQKCNFILSVGGLMGDATKKVATENTSQQFGIVDASIPDATNVFPMQFATEQAAFLAGYLAAGYSKTGKVATYGGLKIPPVTVFMDGFADGVAHFNKVKGKDVKVLGWDKAKQNGTFAENFGDQNKGKSITNTFVAQGADVIMPVAGGTGLGTADVAKASNGKVSVIWVDQDGCKSAEQYCEVFLTTVVKNITDAVKGAVVDGASGKTLAATPGYLGTLENNGVSIAPFNQFESKVDAGLKAEIDKLKADIIAGTVKVESANAPK, encoded by the coding sequence TTGCGCCCAGTACGTGGGAAGCGAATCGTTGCGATTCTCGCGGCGGGTGGGCTTTCGCTCGCCGCCGCTGCCTGTGGCGACGCCCCTGAAGAGACCCCGAGCGGCACCGGCGCGAGCACCGCGGCGGCATATAAGGCCTGCATGGTCACCGACACCGGCGGCATCGACGACAAGTCGTTCAACGCCTCGGCGTGGGCCGGCCTGCAGGCGGCGAAGGAATCCCAGAGCAACGTCGAGCCGAAGTACGTGGCGTCGACCTCCGAGGCGGACTACGAGCCCAACCTGCGGCAGTTCGTCACGCAGAAGTGCAACTTCATCCTCTCGGTCGGCGGCCTGATGGGCGACGCCACCAAGAAGGTCGCGACGGAGAACACCAGCCAGCAGTTCGGCATCGTGGACGCCAGCATCCCGGACGCGACAAACGTGTTCCCGATGCAGTTCGCCACCGAGCAGGCCGCGTTCCTGGCCGGCTACCTCGCCGCGGGCTACTCCAAGACGGGCAAGGTCGCCACCTACGGCGGCCTGAAGATTCCGCCGGTCACCGTCTTCATGGACGGCTTCGCCGACGGCGTCGCGCACTTCAACAAGGTCAAGGGCAAGGACGTCAAGGTGCTCGGCTGGGACAAGGCCAAGCAGAACGGCACCTTCGCCGAGAACTTCGGTGACCAGAACAAGGGCAAGTCGATCACCAACACGTTCGTCGCCCAGGGCGCCGACGTGATCATGCCGGTGGCCGGCGGCACGGGCCTGGGCACCGCGGACGTCGCCAAGGCGTCCAACGGCAAGGTCTCGGTCATCTGGGTCGACCAGGACGGCTGCAAGAGCGCCGAGCAGTACTGCGAGGTCTTCCTGACCACGGTCGTCAAGAACATCACCGACGCCGTCAAGGGTGCCGTCGTGGACGGCGCGAGCGGCAAGACCCTCGCCGCGACCCCGGGCTACCTGGGCACGCTGGAGAACAACGGCGTCTCGATCGCGCCGTTCAACCAGTTCGAGAGCAAGGTCGACGCCGGCCTCAAGGCCGAGATCGACAAGCTCAAGGCGGACATCATCGCGGGCACCGTCAAGGTCGAATCGGCCAACGCGCCCAAGTGA
- a CDS encoding ABC transporter ATP-binding protein: MANDHIDLTVEPGEVHALLGENGAGKSTLMNQLYGLLQPDEGEILVDGEARTFRSPRDAIAAGIGMVHQHFMLVPVFTVAENIALGAEKTRVGFLDRRRARREVIEVSQRYGLPVDPDALVENLPVGAQQRVEIVKALTRDVDLLILDEPTAVLTPQETEELLTVMRGLASAGKSIVFITHKLKEVKAIADRITVIRRGQTVGTASPQTPEDELAALMVGRAVSLEVNKAPSEPGREVLKISSLIVDDDRGVRAVDGVDLVVRAGEVLGIAGVQGNGQTELVEAVMGLRQPRGGEITVDNEDLTKMSTKRILRSGIGYVPEDRSLDGVVKEFSVAENLVLDQYDRAPYGNAFRLNPAAVASAARERVEQFDIRTSSPDAAVSTLSGGNQQKVVVARELSRPLRLFIASQPTRGVDVGSIEFIHGRIVHERDVGTAVLVVSSELDEVVGLADRIAVMYRGRILAIVSPDTPREEIGLLMAGITDPDAVVPTPAAEPKPAADDTDGDGVAEKGTK; this comes from the coding sequence GTGGCCAACGACCACATCGACCTGACCGTCGAGCCCGGCGAGGTGCATGCCCTCCTCGGCGAGAACGGCGCGGGCAAGTCCACCCTCATGAACCAGCTCTACGGGCTGCTCCAGCCCGACGAGGGCGAGATCCTCGTCGACGGCGAGGCGCGGACCTTCCGTAGCCCCCGCGACGCCATCGCCGCCGGCATCGGCATGGTCCACCAGCACTTCATGCTCGTACCCGTCTTCACCGTCGCGGAGAACATCGCGCTGGGCGCGGAGAAGACCCGGGTCGGCTTCCTGGACCGCCGCCGGGCCCGGCGCGAGGTCATCGAGGTCTCCCAGCGGTACGGCCTGCCGGTCGACCCCGACGCCCTGGTCGAGAACCTGCCGGTCGGCGCGCAGCAGCGCGTCGAGATCGTCAAGGCGCTGACCCGCGACGTCGACCTGCTCATCCTCGACGAGCCGACCGCGGTGCTGACCCCGCAGGAGACCGAGGAGCTGCTCACGGTCATGCGCGGGCTCGCCTCCGCCGGCAAGTCCATCGTCTTCATCACCCACAAGCTCAAAGAGGTAAAGGCGATCGCCGACCGGATCACCGTGATCCGGCGCGGGCAGACCGTCGGCACCGCCTCACCGCAGACCCCTGAGGACGAGCTCGCCGCCCTGATGGTCGGCCGCGCGGTCAGCCTCGAGGTCAACAAGGCGCCGTCCGAGCCGGGCCGGGAGGTTCTCAAGATCTCCAGCCTGATCGTGGACGACGACCGCGGCGTGCGCGCCGTCGACGGCGTCGACCTGGTCGTGCGCGCCGGTGAGGTGCTCGGCATCGCCGGCGTACAGGGCAACGGGCAGACCGAACTCGTCGAGGCCGTGATGGGCCTGCGCCAGCCGCGCGGCGGCGAGATCACGGTCGACAACGAGGACCTGACCAAGATGTCCACCAAGCGGATCCTGCGCTCCGGCATCGGCTACGTGCCGGAGGACCGCAGCCTCGACGGCGTGGTCAAGGAGTTCTCCGTCGCGGAGAACCTGGTGCTCGACCAGTACGACCGGGCGCCGTACGGCAACGCGTTCCGGCTCAACCCGGCCGCCGTCGCGTCGGCGGCGCGCGAGCGGGTCGAGCAGTTCGACATCCGTACCTCGTCGCCCGACGCGGCGGTGAGCACGCTGTCCGGCGGTAACCAGCAGAAGGTGGTCGTGGCCCGGGAGCTGTCCCGGCCGCTGCGGCTGTTCATCGCGTCGCAGCCGACCCGCGGCGTGGACGTCGGCTCGATCGAGTTCATCCACGGCCGGATCGTGCACGAGCGGGACGTCGGCACTGCCGTGCTGGTGGTCTCCAGCGAGCTGGACGAGGTCGTGGGGCTCGCCGACCGGATCGCGGTCATGTACCGCGGCCGGATCCTGGCGATCGTCTCCCCGGACACGCCGCGCGAGGAGATCGGCCTGCTGATGGCCGGCATCACCGATCCGGACGCGGTCGTGCCCACGCCGGCCGCGGAGCCGAAACCGGCCGCGGACGACACCGACGGCGACGGGGTTGCAGAGAAGGGGACCAAGTGA
- a CDS encoding ABC transporter permease: MSHFLHNLWSANTVTVTVLSIVLALLIGAILIIVSDPAVLETFSYLTARPADAINASWDAVSNAYADLFKGAIVDPAAIEAWANGTGTLKQVFFPISETLTYAAPLVFTGLSVALAFRGGLFNIGGQGQAIIGTIFAALAGFLLPLPPVIHLLAALAAGLLGGALWGFVPGILKARTGAHEVIVTIMLNYTANLFLSWLILQKGIQATGRSDAISEPVDSSAQLSSVGGELRVNLGIVLAVLTTAAVAWLLNRSSFGFELRAVGANPAAAKTAGISVGRTYTLLMVAAGGLAGLGGATQVLGTAHALTTQVAGNIGFDGLLVALLGRNRPWGTLLAAILFGALRAGGNRMQSFSGISLELVTVLQALIVIFIAAPALVKAIFHLRAARSARLGASMAKGW; encoded by the coding sequence ATGAGTCACTTCCTGCACAACCTGTGGTCCGCGAACACGGTCACGGTCACGGTGCTCTCCATCGTGCTGGCGCTGCTCATCGGCGCGATCCTGATCATCGTTTCCGACCCCGCGGTGCTGGAGACGTTCTCGTACCTGACCGCCCGCCCGGCCGACGCCATCAACGCCAGCTGGGACGCCGTCAGCAACGCGTACGCGGACCTTTTCAAGGGCGCGATCGTCGACCCGGCGGCCATCGAGGCCTGGGCGAACGGCACCGGGACCCTGAAGCAGGTGTTCTTCCCGATCTCGGAGACGCTTACCTACGCGGCACCGCTGGTCTTCACCGGCCTCTCGGTGGCGCTGGCGTTCCGCGGTGGCCTCTTCAACATCGGTGGCCAGGGCCAGGCGATCATCGGCACGATCTTCGCCGCGCTGGCCGGATTCCTGCTGCCGCTGCCGCCGGTGATCCACCTGCTCGCCGCGCTCGCCGCCGGCCTGCTCGGCGGCGCGCTGTGGGGCTTCGTGCCGGGCATCCTCAAGGCCCGGACCGGTGCGCACGAGGTCATCGTCACGATCATGCTGAACTACACGGCCAACCTGTTCCTGAGCTGGCTGATCCTCCAGAAGGGCATCCAGGCCACCGGCCGCAGCGACGCCATCAGCGAGCCGGTCGACTCCTCCGCGCAGCTGTCGAGTGTCGGCGGTGAGCTCCGGGTCAACCTGGGCATCGTGCTCGCGGTGCTCACCACGGCCGCGGTCGCCTGGCTGCTCAACCGCTCGTCGTTCGGCTTCGAGCTGCGCGCCGTCGGCGCCAACCCGGCCGCCGCGAAGACCGCCGGCATCAGCGTCGGCAGGACCTACACGCTGCTCATGGTCGCGGCCGGCGGCCTCGCCGGCCTCGGCGGCGCCACCCAGGTGCTCGGCACGGCACACGCCCTGACCACCCAGGTGGCCGGCAACATCGGCTTCGACGGCCTGCTCGTCGCCCTGCTCGGCCGCAACCGGCCGTGGGGCACGCTGCTCGCCGCGATCCTCTTCGGCGCGCTGCGCGCCGGCGGCAACCGGATGCAGTCGTTCTCGGGCATCTCCCTGGAGCTGGTGACGGTGCTACAGGCGCTGATCGTCATCTTCATCGCCGCACCGGCCCTGGTGAAGGCGATCTTCCACCTGCGAGCGGCGCGCTCCGCGCGGCTCGGCGCATCGATGGCGAAGGGCTGGTGA
- a CDS encoding ABC transporter permease: MSTATVEELTEATAPKRFWDRQRRLGAALVLLGLVAIGVFGPLAPSEAARFTLSEDAEGAALSIDGQFGAILFGLVALGAGAVLLAGVARRQQTLVLSLGILGFVLSFLCWQVAGKFLPLVDTASGTLELAVPLLLGALAGVLGERSGVVNVAIEGQFLMGAFGAALVGTMATSVWLGLFSAAIGGLIIAAILAVLAIRYLVDQVVVGIVLNLLAVGITGFLYERLMQPEAQSYNEPPRMPEWSIPVLSDIPVIGPVLFEANLLVWLALILVFVIHFGLSRTRWGLRTRAVGEHPTAADTVGIRVRGLRYVNVLMGGLIAGAGGAYFTLVATGSFNKNMTAGAGFIALAALIFGRWTPFGALGAALFFGFTQKLATYLSVAGSSVPSQFLNMLPYLATIVAVAGLVGRVRAPAADGQPYVKS, translated from the coding sequence GTGTCGACGGCGACAGTGGAGGAGCTGACGGAGGCCACGGCCCCGAAGCGGTTCTGGGACCGCCAGCGGCGGCTCGGTGCCGCGCTGGTGCTGCTCGGCCTGGTGGCGATCGGGGTCTTCGGCCCGCTCGCGCCGTCCGAGGCCGCACGCTTCACCCTGAGCGAGGACGCCGAGGGCGCCGCGCTCTCCATCGACGGGCAGTTCGGCGCGATCCTGTTCGGCCTGGTCGCGCTCGGCGCCGGCGCGGTGCTGCTGGCGGGCGTGGCACGCCGGCAGCAGACGCTGGTGCTCAGCCTCGGCATCCTCGGCTTCGTGCTGTCGTTCCTGTGCTGGCAGGTGGCGGGCAAGTTCCTGCCGCTCGTCGACACGGCGAGCGGCACGCTCGAACTGGCGGTGCCGCTGCTGCTGGGTGCCCTGGCGGGCGTGCTCGGCGAGCGCTCCGGCGTAGTCAACGTGGCCATCGAGGGCCAGTTCCTGATGGGCGCGTTCGGCGCGGCCCTGGTCGGCACGATGGCGACGAGCGTCTGGCTTGGCCTGTTCAGCGCGGCCATCGGCGGCCTGATCATCGCGGCGATCCTCGCGGTGCTGGCGATCCGCTACCTGGTGGACCAGGTCGTGGTCGGCATCGTGCTCAACCTGCTGGCGGTGGGCATCACCGGCTTCCTCTACGAGCGGCTCATGCAGCCCGAGGCGCAGTCGTACAACGAGCCGCCGCGGATGCCCGAGTGGAGCATCCCCGTCCTGTCCGACATCCCGGTCATCGGCCCGGTGCTGTTCGAGGCGAACCTGCTGGTCTGGCTCGCGCTGATCCTGGTCTTCGTGATCCACTTCGGGCTCTCCCGGACCCGCTGGGGCCTGCGCACCCGGGCGGTCGGCGAGCACCCGACCGCGGCCGACACGGTCGGCATCCGGGTACGCGGCCTGCGGTACGTCAACGTGCTGATGGGCGGCCTGATCGCCGGCGCGGGCGGCGCGTACTTCACCCTGGTGGCGACGGGCAGCTTCAACAAGAACATGACGGCGGGCGCGGGCTTCATCGCCCTGGCGGCGCTGATCTTCGGCCGCTGGACCCCGTTCGGCGCGCTGGGCGCGGCGCTGTTCTTCGGCTTCACCCAGAAGCTGGCGACGTACCTGAGCGTGGCGGGCAGTTCGGTGCCGAGCCAGTTCCTGAACATGCTGCCGTACCTCGCGACGATCGTGGCGGTGGCGGGCCTGGTCGGCCGCGTACGCGCGCCCGCCGCGGACGGCCAGCCCTACGTGAAGAGCTAG
- a CDS encoding cytidine deaminase, translating to MEIDWPALRAAAIEAMRHAYAPYSDFPVGVAALVDDGRVVVGCNVENASYGIGLCAECGLVSSLHATGGGRLVALSCVDANGLPLMPCGRCRQLLYEHGGAECLVEALPRPLTLAQLLPNAFGPDDIEKVTGPSAVPAVPPQLAKWRGRGTVFVHPDLSGGEQVWTGYWERSAGSPDEIDAEKGILEEGPIFPTAAGAVAWALTRTPRIVVVDADGGLSWAGEGEPPEGIGTRWEQS from the coding sequence ATGGAGATCGACTGGCCCGCGCTGCGGGCGGCCGCCATCGAGGCCATGCGGCACGCCTACGCGCCCTACTCCGACTTTCCGGTGGGTGTGGCCGCGCTCGTCGACGACGGCCGGGTGGTGGTCGGCTGCAACGTCGAGAACGCCTCGTACGGCATCGGCCTCTGCGCCGAGTGCGGGCTGGTCAGCTCGCTGCACGCCACCGGCGGGGGCCGGCTGGTCGCGCTGTCCTGCGTCGACGCCAACGGCCTTCCGCTGATGCCCTGCGGGCGCTGCCGGCAGCTGCTCTATGAGCACGGCGGCGCCGAGTGCCTGGTCGAGGCGCTGCCCCGGCCGTTGACGCTGGCCCAGCTGCTGCCGAACGCGTTCGGCCCGGACGACATCGAGAAGGTCACCGGGCCGTCCGCGGTGCCGGCCGTGCCGCCGCAGCTGGCCAAGTGGCGCGGCCGCGGCACCGTCTTCGTGCACCCCGACCTCTCCGGCGGCGAGCAGGTCTGGACGGGCTACTGGGAGCGTTCCGCCGGCAGCCCGGACGAGATCGACGCGGAGAAGGGCATCCTCGAGGAGGGCCCCATCTTCCCGACGGCCGCGGGCGCGGTGGCGTGGGCACTCACCCGCACACCGAGGATCGTGGTGGTGGACGCCGACGGTGGCCTGTCCTGGGCCGGCGAGGGTGAACCGCCGGAAGGCATCGGTACGAGGTGGGAGCAGTCATGA
- a CDS encoding thymidine phosphorylase: MSEFAAVDVIRAKRDGLTLSDAQIDWVVDAYTKGVVADEQMSALAMAILLRGMTAAEIARWTAAMIASGERLDLSAVSRPTVDKHSTGGVGDKITLPLTPLVAACGAAVPQLSGRGLGHTGGTLDKLESVPGWRATLSNDEFVRQLQGVGAVICAAGDGLAPADRKLYALRDVTGTVEAIPLIASSIMSKKIAEGTGALVLDVKVGTGAFMKDVGMARELARTMVELGGAHGVRTVALLTDMNTPLGLAVGNAIEVEESLEVLAGGGPADVVELTLALAREMLAAAGLDVDPAKALESGAAMDSWKAMIRAQGGDPDAPLPTARETEVLRAGADGVIESIDALDIGLAAWRLGAGRARKEDPVSFGAGIMLKVRPGDTVRAGDPLLELRTDDGSRIAAARAAADGAIRIGQRAPAPTPLLIDRIA, translated from the coding sequence ATGAGCGAGTTCGCTGCTGTTGACGTGATCAGGGCGAAGCGGGATGGGCTGACGCTGTCCGACGCGCAGATCGACTGGGTCGTCGACGCGTACACCAAGGGCGTCGTCGCCGACGAGCAGATGTCCGCGCTCGCCATGGCCATCCTGCTGCGCGGGATGACGGCCGCGGAGATCGCCCGGTGGACCGCCGCGATGATCGCCAGCGGCGAGCGGCTGGACCTGTCCGCGGTGTCCCGCCCGACCGTCGACAAGCACTCCACCGGCGGCGTCGGCGACAAGATCACGCTGCCGCTCACGCCGCTGGTCGCCGCGTGCGGCGCGGCGGTGCCGCAGCTCTCCGGCCGCGGCCTCGGGCACACCGGCGGCACCCTGGACAAGCTCGAGTCGGTGCCCGGCTGGCGGGCGACGCTGAGCAACGACGAGTTCGTCCGGCAGCTACAGGGCGTCGGCGCGGTCATCTGCGCCGCCGGCGACGGCCTCGCGCCGGCCGACCGCAAGCTGTACGCGCTGCGCGACGTCACCGGCACCGTCGAGGCCATCCCGCTGATCGCCAGCTCGATCATGAGCAAGAAGATCGCCGAGGGTACCGGCGCGCTGGTGCTGGACGTCAAGGTCGGCACGGGCGCGTTCATGAAGGACGTCGGCATGGCCCGCGAGCTGGCGCGCACGATGGTCGAGCTGGGCGGCGCGCACGGCGTGCGCACGGTCGCGCTGCTCACCGACATGAACACGCCGCTCGGCCTGGCCGTCGGCAACGCCATCGAGGTCGAGGAGTCCCTCGAGGTGCTGGCCGGCGGCGGCCCCGCGGACGTGGTCGAGCTGACGCTCGCCCTGGCCCGGGAGATGCTTGCCGCGGCAGGCCTGGACGTCGACCCGGCGAAGGCCCTGGAGTCCGGCGCCGCGATGGACTCGTGGAAGGCGATGATCCGCGCACAGGGCGGCGACCCGGACGCGCCGCTGCCCACCGCCCGGGAGACCGAGGTGCTGCGCGCGGGCGCCGACGGCGTTATCGAGAGCATCGACGCGCTGGACATCGGCCTGGCCGCCTGGCGGCTCGGCGCCGGCCGGGCCCGCAAGGAGGATCCGGTCAGCTTCGGCGCGGGCATCATGCTCAAGGTCCGGCCCGGCGACACCGTCCGCGCCGGCGACCCGCTGCTCGAACTCCGTACCGATGACGGGTCAAGGATCGCCGCCGCGCGCGCGGCGGCCGACGGCGCGATCCGGATAGGACAGCGGGCGCCCGCCCCTACGCCTCTGCTCATCGACCGCATAGCCTGA
- a CDS encoding DUF4272 domain-containing protein yields MKVAPDPRAVRDASLDELDRLGLPLPPPAFPLVWEPGDGVALRATGEIEARAAVLHVVVARCFGMPTETAMSWLLGSHLVDFVTPPEWQFVAGGKGDHRSFVLHHDAVFALAWLLGLSRHLDPTVPPEERLMQQMPDLPGGESFSEWRSRSLVAPRDAIEAAVLLDLYYCLDWAFQEAGRVGGWLPGEVDANAIGQRRWGLEWAVVFSGPYHEAPPGWEEVDLSV; encoded by the coding sequence ATGAAGGTCGCCCCCGATCCCCGAGCGGTGCGCGATGCCAGCCTGGACGAGCTCGACAGGCTGGGACTGCCACTGCCACCGCCGGCATTCCCGCTGGTCTGGGAGCCGGGTGACGGCGTGGCGCTGCGCGCGACCGGTGAGATAGAGGCCCGGGCGGCGGTGCTGCACGTGGTGGTGGCGCGCTGCTTCGGCATGCCGACGGAGACGGCCATGAGCTGGCTGCTCGGCTCGCACCTGGTGGACTTCGTGACGCCCCCGGAGTGGCAGTTCGTGGCGGGCGGCAAGGGCGACCACCGCTCGTTCGTGCTGCACCACGACGCGGTCTTCGCCCTGGCCTGGCTGCTCGGCCTGAGCCGGCACCTCGATCCGACGGTGCCGCCGGAGGAGCGGCTGATGCAGCAGATGCCGGACCTGCCGGGCGGGGAGTCGTTCTCCGAGTGGCGGTCGCGGTCGCTGGTCGCGCCCCGGGACGCGATCGAGGCCGCCGTGCTGCTGGATCTCTACTACTGCCTGGACTGGGCGTTCCAGGAGGCGGGCCGGGTCGGGGGATGGCTGCCGGGCGAGGTGGACGCCAACGCCATCGGCCAGCGGAGGTGGGGGCTGGAGTGGGCGGTTGTTTTTTCGGGCCCCTACCACGAGGCGCCGCCCGGGTGGGAAGAAGTCGATCTCTCGGTGTGA
- a CDS encoding putative RNA methyltransferase produces the protein MIDGALPYLRCPVCGEPLNRADRSLRCPRGHGFDIARQGYVNLTAGRSPHSGDTVEMIADRETFLAAGHYDFIAAALAGTVRPGDGLVLDAGTGTGHYLARVLDALPGTPGLGIDVSKPALRRAARAHPRAGAALADLWRPLPLRDAAASILINVFAPRNGPEFRRVLHQDGLLLVVTPAPDHLAELIDAYGLISVDPEKTARVTESLGPSFREQGTTTLRHSMHLTAAETRTLIGMTPSARHLEVQDIEASEITATAAVNLTLYGPA, from the coding sequence ATGATCGACGGAGCATTGCCGTACCTGCGGTGTCCGGTGTGCGGCGAGCCGCTGAACCGGGCCGATCGGAGCCTGCGCTGCCCACGCGGGCACGGCTTCGACATCGCGCGGCAGGGCTACGTGAACCTCACGGCGGGCCGGTCGCCCCATTCGGGCGACACGGTCGAGATGATCGCGGACCGCGAGACCTTCCTGGCGGCGGGCCACTACGACTTCATCGCGGCCGCGCTGGCCGGGACGGTACGCCCGGGCGACGGCCTGGTCCTCGACGCGGGTACGGGCACCGGCCACTACCTCGCCCGCGTCCTCGACGCCCTGCCGGGCACCCCCGGCCTGGGCATCGACGTCTCCAAGCCCGCCCTGCGCCGCGCCGCCCGCGCGCACCCCAGGGCCGGCGCCGCCCTGGCCGACCTGTGGCGCCCGCTACCGCTGCGCGACGCCGCCGCCTCGATACTGATCAACGTCTTCGCCCCCCGCAACGGCCCGGAGTTCCGCCGCGTCCTGCACCAGGACGGCCTGCTCCTGGTCGTCACCCCGGCACCCGACCACCTGGCCGAACTGATCGACGCCTACGGCCTGATCAGCGTCGACCCGGAGAAGACCGCCCGAGTCACCGAATCCCTCGGCCCCTCTTTCCGCGAGCAGGGCACCACCACCCTGCGCCACTCCATGCACCTGACCGCCGCAGAGACCCGAACCCTGATCGGCATGACCCCGAGCGCCCGCCACCTCGAAGTCCAGGACATCGAGGCCTCGGAGATCACGGCGACGGCCGCGGTGAACCTGACTCTCTACGGCCCGGCGTAG